A single window of Aphidius gifuensis isolate YNYX2018 linkage group LG1, ASM1490517v1, whole genome shotgun sequence DNA harbors:
- the LOC122852905 gene encoding MFS-type transporter clz9-like — protein MSCWGVGLSENGWMTSKSFYEWVVNVFYPWLVKNNTDFPVVLFLDSHSSHSTLLLSEFCREKKIELITLLPNATHILQPLDVGLFRPLKISWSKAVKNWKFSNKGARIRREDFGNIMATAIKELDLKIVFANAFRATGLHSLTADGIDFEKYFKNTETTND, from the exons atgtctT GCTGGGGAGTAGGTTTATCAGAAAATGGCTGGATGACAAGCAAGTCGTTTTATGAGTGGgttgttaatgttttttatccTTGGTTGGTTAAAAACAATACAGACTTTCCAGTTGTGTTATTTCTCGATAGTCATTCATCACATTCAACTCTGCTACTTAGTGAATtttgtagagaaaaaaaaatcgagttGATAACTTTACTTCCAAATGCAACGCATATTCTTCAGCCATTAGACGTTGGTCTATTTCGTCCCTTGAAAATATCATGGAGTAAGGCTgtaaaaaattggaaattttcaaataaaggTGCACGTATAAGACGTGAAGATTTTGGAAATATAATGGCTACTGCAATTAAAGAGCTAgatttgaaaattgtttttgcaAATGCATTTAGAGCTACTGGTTTACATTCACTCACTGCTGATGgtattgattttgaaaaatattttaaaaatacagaaacaacaaatgattaa